The Methyloceanibacter stevinii sequence CTTGAGACGGCCGCAGACGAAGAGTTCGCCGTCCTGCATGAAACCGATATCGCCGGTGCGCAGAAACGGCTTGTCGACCCCTGCCGCATCGACCAGATGCGCATCGAAGATTTCGCGGTTGTCTTCCGGCTTCTGCCAATAGCCCAAAGCGCGGCCCGCGCCTGCGCACCAGATCTCGCCTGTCCGGCCGTCCGAAACCTCGATCCCGGTATCGGGATCGACGATACGGATATCCGTGTCGCCGAGCGCACGCCCGCAACTCATGAGTGGCAGCGCGTGGCTCACCCCCGTCGTCTCGGTAACCAGCGCGGCCTGACCTTGCGCGAGACGGCGCCGATCCACGGAGACGGCCCGGCGTCCCCGGCTCGAAACGGCGAGCGTGAATTCCGCAAGCCCATAGGCCACGAAGAAGGCCTCGTCCTTGAGACCGCAGCGCGCGAACTTCCGCCGGAACGCCTCGAACGTCTCCGGTGAGACCGGCTCGGCCGCGACCATGAACGTGCGAAGCGTCGACAGATCGTATTGGTCGAGCTTGGCTGGGGGCACGTGGCGCTCGTTGAGGCACAGTTCGAGCGCGAAATTGGGGACGGAGGTCGCCGTTGCCTTGTAGCGTGTCAGCAGCTCCAGCCAGATGGACGGGTTCTGCATGAAGGAGCGCGGCGACAAACCCCAAGTCGTACTGCCGGACAGCACCGCATAGATGTAATAGCCGATCAGTCCCATGTCGTGATGCTGGGGCAGCCAGGTCACGGCAACCTCGCCATGCCGAGGAACCGCTGCACTACAGTTCGCGATCAGGTTCTGATGCGACACGCACACGCCTTTTGGATTGCTAGTCGAGCCCGACGTGTATTGCAGAAAGGCGATCGGGCGGGGCTTGTCCGGCGCCGTCGCGTCCGGATCCGTCTCGATCGCCGTGGTCTCGATGACCCGCAATGCGTCGAGCCGATCAGCAGCCGCACGCGGCATCGGGTCGGTGTAGCGCTGGCGGCCTTCGGCGAAAAATTCGCGTGTCCGCCCGCAGGCGAGCCAAGCCAACGCGCCGCTGTCCGCGACGATGTGATCGACCCGCCCGACCCAGGCAACGAAGTCGAAGGCGCTGACGGGCGGTGTCGGAATGGGGACAAGCCCGACCTTCGAACAGGCAAAGAGCGCCGCGACCAATTCGATGCCGGGCTGATAGGCCAGAACGACCCGGTCGCCGGGCTGCAAACCGTCTGTTTCGGCAAGGCGCGCGGCGAGCGTCTCCACGCGCGCCGCGAACCCCGCATAGTCATAGTCCTCGAGCGTCTCGCCCCGGGAGTCGACAAAGGCGAACAACCGGCGGGCGGGTTGCCGCTCGACCCAATCTCGCAGGATGGAGTTGATATTGACGGATGGGGCGATGTTGATGTTCACGGTCGTAGCTGTTCGTGCGCCGGAAGATCAGGAACACACCCTTGTTCAGTTAGCCGCGCCGCATGCACGGTGCATCTCGAAGCATAGCCTCGCTGACGCCGTCGGGCTGTCGCCAACGCCGCCGCAACGCCTCGCTCGCGGCTGCCGCTCAAATCCCGGTTGCTCAAAGCCCCACAAGAGACGCGCCGCACGAAGACATGCGGGATCGTCACACAGCCCCTAGCCGTGCCGGAATCACCCAAGGAAATCCGGTTCCCGAACGCCAAATGTGAGAAGCGCCCCCCGGCCGATCCGACCCTGGGCAAATAAGTGACGGGTGCCGTTTTTGCAAGCAAAACCGGCCCGCGCACAGTCCTCGCGCGCGAACTCTTCCGGAGAAGTCAAAGGGTTCTGCGGTTTCTCGCGCACCCGTCACTTGTACGAAACTTGCATGTGCCAGCACTGCGCTTTGCGCCCAAGGGGATCAATAAAGGGGGGAACATGGACAAGGTGGATATGTTGGTGATCGGCAGCGGGCCTGCCGGCCGCCGCGCTGCCGTACAATCGGCGAAGTTCGGAAAGTCGGTGATGGTCGTCGATAGGGGGCGGCGGCTCGGCGGCGTTTCCGTCCACACCGGCACGATCCCATCGAAGACCTTGCGCGAAACCGTCCTGAACCTGAGCGGCTGGCGTGAGCGCGGATTCTACGGGCGCTCCTATCGGGTGAAGCAGGACATCAGCGCCGTCGACCTCACGGAGCGCCTCTACAAGACACTCGACCACGAGGTCGAGGTGCTGGAGCACCAGTTCATGCGGAACATGGTCGACTTCGCCCTCGCCAGTGCACGCTTCATCGGACCCAACGAGGTCGAGTTGACCACCGAGTCCGACGAAACCTGGACCGTCGGGTTCGACAAGGCCGTGATCGCCGTCGGCACGCGTCCCTTTCGTCCCGGCCATGTTCCGTTCGACGGCAAGCGCATTTACGACAGCGACGACATCCTGGAGATCGAACATCTGCCCCGCTCGCTCACCGTGATCGGCGGCGGCGTGATCGGCGTCGAATACGCAACCATCTTTTCGGCGCTCGACGTTCCCGTCACCCTCATCGAAGGGCGCGAGACCATTCTCGACTTTCTCGACAAGGAGGTGGTCGAGGATTTCATCCATCAGATGCGCGACCGGGGCATGATCGTCCGCCTCGGGGCGGCGGTGAAGGATATCTCTCAGTCCGATCATCGCGTTTCGATATCGTTGAACGACGGGCGCAAGGTGTCGTCAGACTTCCTGCTTTTTGCCGCCGGCCGTTCGGGAAACGTGGAGAGCCTAAACCTCGAGGCTATCGGGCTCGAGGCCCGACAGCGCGGCCGGCTGAAAGTCGACCCGGAGACGTTTCAGAGCGCCGTTCCCAACATCTATGCCGCGGGCGACGTGATCGGCTTCCCGAGTCTCGCCTCGACATCCATGGAACAAGGGCGTCTGGCCGCCTGCCACGCTTTCGGCATGCCCGCCCCGCCGCCGCCCGAAGCGTTTCCTTACGGCATCTACGCGGTGCCGGAAATCTCCACCGTGGGGCAATCGGAGGAAGAGGTACGGGCCGGCGGTACGCCCTATGAGTGCGGCGTGGCGCGGTTCCGCGAGACATCGCGCGGCCACATCATGGGCGTGGACAACGGCTTCCTGAAGCTGATCTTCGCGCTGGATACGCGCAGACTTCTCGGCGCGCACATCATCGGCGAGGGCGCGACGGAGCTGATCCATATCGGCCAGGCCGTGATCAACCTCAAAGGCACGGTCGATTTCTTCGTCGAGAACACCTTCAACTACCCGACCCTTGCCGAGGCCTACAAGGTGGCCGGGCTCGATGCGTGGAACCGCATGAGTCAGGTTTGAGTCCCTACGGGGACGAGAGGCGCGCACGAAACAAAGACTTTGCGCGGGCAATTCCGCCCGCCGTGCCGGTGCGGCAAACACTGCACCGCGCCACGAGGCGCTTGACAATCAGGCCGCTGTGCCCCACGTCAGGGGCACCGCTGCGCTGCCGCGTGAATCAGCCGCGCCCGAAATGTTTGGGCTCAGCAGCACGGACTCCTCTTTCCAGTTCCCCATCACGCAGGGTTCTTCATGCAAAGCCGCGCCTGGGCACGATGCCTACATGCGCCGAGGTTTTGCAGCACCCTCGTATGCCGCGCTCCCGCGCGGCCATGCAACACGTCCGCGCGGCCGTTGGGGCTTGGGCGCGGCAATAAAAGGATTCGATTTGTTAGACTTTGAAATGCTCGGCCTCGCGCCGGCTTTGAACGAGGCGCTTTCCCGCGCCGGATTTTCCACACCCACGCCTATTCAGAACCAGGCGATCCCGCTGGCCCTCGATGGCCACGACATTCTCGGCCTCGCCCAGACGGGGACGGGCAAGACGCTCGCTTTCGGCCTGCCGCTGATCGAGCACCTGCTCGCCGAGCCGGGTCGGCCCGCACCGAAGACCGCGAAGGCGCTCGTCCTCGCGCCGACGCGCGAGCTCGTGAACCAGATCGCCGACAGCCTTCGCGTTCTTACGGCGAAAACGAAACTTCACGTGGCGACCGTGGTCGGCGGCGCGTCCCTCTACAACCAGATCAAGATGCTCGGCCGCGGCACCGACATTCTCGTGGCGACACCCGGCCGTCTGATCGACCTGATGGACCGCAGGGCGGTCGATCTCAGCACCGTGCGTCAGCTCGTACTGGACGAGGCCGACCAGATGCTCGACATGGGTTTCATCCACGCGCTGCGGAAGATCGCGCCCCGGCTGGGGACGCCCCGCCAAACCATGCTGTTCTCGGCGACAATGCCGAAGCAGATGGAAGAGCTGAGCCGCGCGTACTTGAACGATCCGAAGCGTGTGCAGGTCGCACCGCCCGGCAAGGTCGCCGACAAGATCACCCAGTCGGTGCACTTCCTCGAGAAGTCGGAGAAGCCCGCAAAGCTGCGCGACATTCTTACCAGCGATCTCGATGCGACGACGCTCGTCTTCGCACGCACCAAGCACGGTGCCGAGAAACTCTCGAAGAGCCTGATCGCCGACGGCTACAACGCGGCATCGATCCACGGCAACAAGACGCAAGGCCAGCGCGACCGCGCCATCAAGGCGTTCCGTGAGGGCCGGGTTACGGTGCTCGTGGCGACCGACGTCGCTCGCGCGCATCGACATCAAGGGCGTCGCCTATGTCATCAACTACGACCTGCCCGAAGTGCCTGACAGCTATGTGCACCGTATCGGACGGACAGCGCGCGCGGGCCGCGAAGGCGAAGCCATCGCCCTCTGCGCTCCGGATGAAGCGGGCCTTTTGCGCCAAATCCAGCGGCTGATGAAGTTCGACATCCCTGTTGCGAGCGGCGAGCTGCCGACCGGGGGGCGCGACGGCAAGCCGGCTCGCCGCCCGAACCAGCATAAGCGCGGTGGTCAGAAACAGGGATTTGGTGCGGCCAAACCGGCACGGAGCAAGCGGCGCAGGCCGCCCCGCCGCCGCGCGGCTTAAGGGGCTGAGGGCGCGGCTGCGTTAGGGCCGCGCCAGGCCTCGTAGCCGCCGTCGACGCTATAGACATCGGCAAATCCGTGCGCGGCGAAGATGCGCGCATAGAACTGGCTCGAATTGCCGTGATAGCAGTAGATCACGAGCGGCGCCGATTTGGAGAGCTCCTCCACGAGATTGGGGAGCTCCTTCTCGCCGACATTGCGCGCGCCATCTACATGACCTTGTGCGAAGGCACGCGCATCGCGCACATCCAGTAGCGCCGTGCCCTCGCGCGCGGCGATGGCTTGCGCCTCCGCGATCCCGATACGCTGATAACCGCTCATGTAGTCTTGTCTCCTTTAGCGCCGCGCGAGCGAGCGCAACATGCCTTCGACGTCTTCGTCCAGCTCGATCTCGACGGCGGGCGCCCCGAGCTGCAGCATGTTAGCGATAAAGGGCTCGTCGTTGCGCTCTTCTTTGAGCGCATCGGTCAGGATCGGCTGGCTGTCTTCGATATGAGCGAGAAAGGACAGGCCGTCGGTCGAGGCCCAAGTCCACAGATCGCGCGTCCACAGGGCGAGCGGATACATGATCTCGTTCTTGAAATTGGAGCCGCGCGCCAGTTCCAGAAATCGCAAGCCCGTCTCCCAGCACTCCGACGCCCGTTTCGGCGGCGGCGGGATCTCGCCTTCGAGTAGTTTCTTGCCCGACGCGCCGACAAAGTCTTCCAGCGTGATCGGCGCCGCGACCGGATTGCGGAAGTGTCTCAAGGCAAAGCTGCCGGGAAACTCGTCCCCCATGTCCGCCCTCAGCCCGGCCTCGATCTTGTCGACGGCCGCGCCATCGCCCTTCATGGCGGCGGTCGCGCAGAAGGCCATGACGGTGTCATTGCCGATCTTGTGCACGCCGCCGTTGGCAAGATCGGCCTCGGTCAGCGCCGGGGTGATCCCGTCTTCGGGCACCTCCGCCTCGCCGATCCGCAACGCGGAAATGAAGGCGGTGATTTCCAGCCAGCGCCGATAGGTGGCCAGGAACCCGTCCGGGTCGACATGCACGATCGCCAGGTTGAGCGGCAGCTTGCGCTTCGCCAGTTCCGTCATGTCCGTCATGGGACCTGCTCTCCTTCCGTCCGAAATCCTTGCGCGCTGCTGCGCCAGGCGCGCGAGATCCCGCGCCCAGGACAGGGAGAAGCAAATTCCGCACCGACTTCGCCGGTGCGTGAGAATCTACTTGAAATCAATATGTTACGGAGGGTCACAAGCCCGCCCACAGGCATTTCACGCGGCCTCTGTCGGCCGCGAAACGCACGAATTGTCGGATTGCCGCCACGACTGGGGGAGTCGGCCGCGCTCGATGCCAGGATCGCTCGATGCCCGGAATCACTCCTGCCTGGACTCATACGGGCCGGGCGTGAGCCGCGTCCGCCGCGCCGGCGGTTCGCATGAACCGGCCGGGCGGTATTCCTGCGTGACGGCTGAAGGCGGTACTGAACGTGCTCGCCGAGCCGTATCCCACTCGCCGCGCCACTTCGTCCAGAGCGATCCCTCCACTCCGCAGCAGATCCTTGGCAACGGCCATCCGCCACTGCAGCAGATATTCCATCGGCCTGACCCCGACCGTGCGGGTGAACCTGTCGAAGAAGGCCGATCGGGACATTCCGGCCTCTTGCGCGAGGTCCTTGACCGTCCAAGACCGCTCCGCGTCGCCATGCATCGGCCGCAAGGCAGCCGCGATCCGTGCATCCGCCAGCCCGCGCAGCAGGCCCGGCTGCGCGGCGTCACCGGGGACGGACCGCAGGGCCTCGATCAGCAGGATCTCGACCAAGCGGGCGAGGACAAGGTCGCGGCCAAGATCATCTCTTGCAGCTTCTTCCCCGACGAGGCGAACCAACTGCGCCAACCTTGGGACGCCCCGGATATGGATCATCCGCGGCAGCAGCGACACGAGCAGTGCCGCGTCCGGCGACTCGAAGGCGAAGTAGCCGCCGAACTGCCGCACATCGGGCGGCCCGTCCTGCCGGCCGTAGCGAATCTCCCCATCCGTCGCCGGCGCCTGGTGCGGATCGATGAGCTTTGGCGCCGCCGGGTCCAATCCCGACATGGTGAAAGCCGGCGTGGCCGGCAGCAGCACGAAGTCACCCTCTTCCAGCACCACTGGGTCCTCGCCATCGACAGCAAGACGGCATCTCCCCTCCGTCACGGCGCAAAAGCCCGGCTGGCCGAATTCGGTGTAGCGCACGGCCCAGCGACCGGCGCCGCTGATTCCCTTCGAGAAAACGGCACGCGGGCGCAGAAGCTGGATCACCTGGGCCAGCGGGTCGGTGGACAACGGATCGGTCATTATGGACTATTGCAAATTAAATACGGACGATGCATCGATGATAGTCCTGATCATGCGCGATATCTCCGTCTCGTCAACAGCGAACACAGGAGATCGGCATGAACACTATTCTCATCACGGGTTGCTCGTCCGGCTACGGACTGGAGACCGCGCGGCACTTCCACAGACAAGGCTGGAACGTGATCGCCACCATGAGGCGCCCTCGGAGCGATCTCTTTTCCGCGGCCGACCGCATCCGCATTCTGCCGCTGGACGTCACCGACCCCGAAAGCATTGCGGAGGCCGTTGCCGCTGCCGGGCCGATCGACGTGCTGGTCAACAATGCCGGCATCGGCGTGGTCGGCGCGTTCGAGGCGACGCCGATGGCGCATATCCGGAAGGTCTTCGAAACGAACACGTTCGGCACCATGGCCATGACCCAGGCGGTGATCCCGCAGATGCGCGCCCGGCGCTCCGGTGCGATCGTGAACGTCACCTCGAGCGTCACCCTGGCCCCCATGCCGTTGGCGGCGGCCTACACGGCCAGCAAGCAGGCCATCGAGGGCTTCACCGGCTCACTGAGCCACGAGCTCGGTGCGTTCGGCGTTCGGGTCCGATTGGTCGAGCCTGGCTACGCGCCGACCACGCGGTTTGCCGCGAACGCGGACATCGACGTGACCGCTCTCATCCCCGAAGCCTATGCCGGTTTCGCTGCCCCGATCTTTGAAGCGTATGCGCAGCCGGCGATGACTACGAAGGAAAGCGACGTGGCCGAGGCCGTGTGGCGGGCCGTGAACGATACGACCGGCGAATTGCGTTACGCGGCTGGGGACGACGCGGTGGCTTTGGCCCAGGCAAGTTGATCGTGGAATAGCCGGTCATGGAGACCAATGGCCGGCTGCGCCAGAACAGAGGACGCAGGGGCCGTGCGGCACATGGCGGAGAGAGAGGGATTCGAACCCTCGAGACGGTTACCCGCCTACACGCGTTCCAGGCGTGCGCCTTCGACCACTCGGCCATCTCTCCGTCCGGGCGCTTCGCGAAGCGCCGCACTATAGCGAAGCGCGTTTCGCGTTCAAGCGAGCGAATGGGCCTTTCGGCAACGAATTTGCAGGCGTTTGACCTGCCATTTGAACCGGAAAGGCGGATCGCGTATCAAAGCGGAAATGCGTTAACGCTACCGGAGCGATTTCCGCCCATGCGCTTTGTCCTACGAACACTCGGTATCTGGCTGCTGTTGCTGGCCATGGTCGCGGCCGTCGTCGACGCCACCAAGAGCCTGGCGGGCGGTGGGGCCTGGGCGGTGACACCGCTCGGCGAGCAATGGCGCCAGCTTTTCCCGGAAATGCTCGACGGTTTCCGCCAGTGGGTGATCGACACCGTGGGCGACTGGCTGTGGGACCCGATCCTGCTGTCGATCCTCGCCGCGCCGACCTGGGTCGTTTTCGGGATCCTCGGCGTGTTCCTCTACTGGCTGGGGCAGAAGCGCAAAGAGGTCGAGGTCTACATCAACTGACGCTCGCGCAAGGTTGATCGCCACCCGCGCTGAAAATCGCTCACGGAGCCACCATGTTTCGGTTCATGAGAAAGTCCCTGTCGATCTGCAGCGCCGCGGAGGCCATGACCGGCCGCGATCATGCGATCCCGACGGCGCAGACTCATTTCGTGAACGGCGCGCCCCTCAAGGGTCCCTACACGCAAGGCGCTCAGATGGCGCTGTTCGGCCTCGGCTGTTTCTGGGGCGCGGAGCGGAAATTCTGGCAGCTGCCCGGCGTGCTGGTCACGGCGGTGGGCTATGCCGGCGGGCCGACGCCCAACCCCACCTATGACGAAGTGTGCACCGGACGGACCGGGCATACGGAGGCGGTGTTCGTGGTGTTCGACCCCAACGAGATCAGCTACGACGACCTCCTCAAGGTCTTTTGGGAGAGCC is a genomic window containing:
- the sthA gene encoding Si-specific NAD(P)(+) transhydrogenase, with the translated sequence MDKVDMLVIGSGPAGRRAAVQSAKFGKSVMVVDRGRRLGGVSVHTGTIPSKTLRETVLNLSGWRERGFYGRSYRVKQDISAVDLTERLYKTLDHEVEVLEHQFMRNMVDFALASARFIGPNEVELTTESDETWTVGFDKAVIAVGTRPFRPGHVPFDGKRIYDSDDILEIEHLPRSLTVIGGGVIGVEYATIFSALDVPVTLIEGRETILDFLDKEVVEDFIHQMRDRGMIVRLGAAVKDISQSDHRVSISLNDGRKVSSDFLLFAAGRSGNVESLNLEAIGLEARQRGRLKVDPETFQSAVPNIYAAGDVIGFPSLASTSMEQGRLAACHAFGMPAPPPPEAFPYGIYAVPEISTVGQSEEEVRAGGTPYECGVARFRETSRGHIMGVDNGFLKLIFALDTRRLLGAHIIGEGATELIHIGQAVINLKGTVDFFVENTFNYPTLAEAYKVAGLDAWNRMSQV
- a CDS encoding rhodanese-like domain-containing protein, with protein sequence MSGYQRIGIAEAQAIAAREGTALLDVRDARAFAQGHVDGARNVGEKELPNLVEELSKSAPLVIYCYHGNSSQFYARIFAAHGFADVYSVDGGYEAWRGPNAAAPSAP
- a CDS encoding AraC family transcriptional regulator, whose product is MTDPLSTDPLAQVIQLLRPRAVFSKGISGAGRWAVRYTEFGQPGFCAVTEGRCRLAVDGEDPVVLEEGDFVLLPATPAFTMSGLDPAAPKLIDPHQAPATDGEIRYGRQDGPPDVRQFGGYFAFESPDAALLVSLLPRMIHIRGVPRLAQLVRLVGEEAARDDLGRDLVLARLVEILLIEALRSVPGDAAQPGLLRGLADARIAAALRPMHGDAERSWTVKDLAQEAGMSRSAFFDRFTRTVGVRPMEYLLQWRMAVAKDLLRSGGIALDEVARRVGYGSASTFSTAFSRHAGIPPGRFMRTAGAADAAHARPV
- a CDS encoding SDR family oxidoreductase: MNTILITGCSSGYGLETARHFHRQGWNVIATMRRPRSDLFSAADRIRILPLDVTDPESIAEAVAAAGPIDVLVNNAGIGVVGAFEATPMAHIRKVFETNTFGTMAMTQAVIPQMRARRSGAIVNVTSSVTLAPMPLAAAYTASKQAIEGFTGSLSHELGAFGVRVRLVEPGYAPTTRFAANADIDVTALIPEAYAGFAAPIFEAYAQPAMTTKESDVAEAVWRAVNDTTGELRYAAGDDAVALAQAS
- the msrA gene encoding peptide-methionine (S)-S-oxide reductase MsrA; its protein translation is MFRFMRKSLSICSAAEAMTGRDHAIPTAQTHFVNGAPLKGPYTQGAQMALFGLGCFWGAERKFWQLPGVLVTAVGYAGGPTPNPTYDEVCTGRTGHTEAVFVVFDPNEISYDDLLKVFWESHDPTQGMRQGNDVGTQYRSAIYTFSDDQAEAAKNSKAMYEAALKANGKSAITTEIAPAPTFYFAEAYHQQYLAKNPAGYCGLGGTGVTCPIGTSVEA